AATTTGGCGATCGCGTGCATATTTAATCGCAGCAATTTTGCCATCGACTCCCCGAATGCCAAAACCTCCCGGTACTAAAATACCATCAACACCGGCCAAATAAGTTTCAGCTGATTCATTTTCTAAATCTTCGGAGTTCACCCACCGCAAACGTAAATCCCCGTAGGTAGAAATAGCCGCATGACGCAGGGCTTCAACTACAGAGAGATAAGCATCACTTAATCGCACATATTTCCCAACAATGGCAATTTCTACAGTGTATTTCGGACTGTATAAACGTTCTACCATTGTTTGCCACTGTACCAAATTCGGTTGGCGTTGTTCCATTTGCAGCAAATCTAATGCTTGTTCTGCCAGTCCTTCCCGTTCTACAATCAGGGGTACTTCATAAATACTGCTGGCATCTTGGGCAGTGATCACACATTCTTGGGGAACATCGCAAAATTCTGATAACTTGCGTTTTAAGCCCAGAGGGATCGCGCGATCGCACCGACAGACTAAAATATCTGGTTGAATGCCAATTGATCTCAATTCCTTCACAGAATGCTGAGTGGGCTTGGTTTTCATTTCCCCAGCCGAAGCTATCCAAGGTATGAGGGTAACGTGCATATACAATACATTTTGCCGTCCCACTTCCTTGCGTAATTGGCGAATAGCTTCCAAAAACGGCAGTGATTCAATATCGCCCACCGTGCCGCCAATTTCCGTAATTAATACAGATGGATTCGTATCTTGGGCAACTCTGAGAATTCGTTCTTTAATTTCGTTAGTGATATGGGGGATAACCTGTACTGTCCCGCCATTATAGTCTCCGCGTCGCTCTTTATTAATTACCGCTTGGTAAATTGAACCAGTGGTAACACTGTTTAACCGCGACATTGATGTATCAGTAAAGCGTTCGTAATGTCCCAAGTCCAAATCGGTTTCAGCACCGTCTTCGGTAACAAAAACTTCCCCATGCTGAAAAGGACTCATTGTACCTGGATCGATATTAATATAAGGGTCGAGTTTCAAAATCGACACCGAATAATCGCGCGATTTGAGTAAACGTCCCAGACTTGCTGCTACAATGCCCTTGCCAATACTGGAAACTACACCTCCAGTTACAAAAATAAACTTAGTCATAGTATAGTAATTTGAATTTTTAGCAACTTCTCAAAAAACATCCCGTAATTGTGCCACAGTTTCTGTGGTGAAATCTTTTGTGCTGTTGTCGTGAAAAAACTTCTAGGATTAGTAATATTAGGGTTTATCGTTACCTCCTCTGTAGTAGCATGGGCAGGAATGGCTACGCCACGCGAGCTATCATCACTTTTGGTTGTTTATCCTCGAAACAGCCACCAGACAAGGGCAGAAAAAATCTTCTTGATTGGTACAGCGCCACCCGATGGAAAGGTTCTCATCAATGGTAAGGCAATTAACCGCAGTCAAGCAGGCCATTTTGCTCCAAGTTTTCCTTTGCAGTTGGGAGAAAATCTCTTTACTGTCCGTCACCAAAATCAACAACTAGAAATTCAAGTTACAAGGCTGGCTACACAACCTGAGTTACCTCAAGGGTTAGCCTTTGGCAAAGATTCTCTCACTCCAGCTGCCGACATTGCCAGACTACCGGGAGAATTAATTTGTTTTAGTGCGATCGCACCCCCTAATGCCAGTGTATCTGTCAAACTGGCAAATCAAACTATTTCTCTTGCACCCCAACCTCAAACAGTAAGTCTACCAAGTAATTCGGCGGCTCTCACAGGAAACAACCAGCCTACTGCCCAGTTTATCCCAGGAAAGTATCAAGGTTGCACCACAGTTCAACAACCTATTTCGCCCAACTTGGGTAACAACATCATTTCTGGTGCTAAAACCATAGATTTGGGGAAACCGGAATTTCAACTGAGACTCAACGGAAAGACGATAACTCAACCAGGAACTGGCAAAATTGAAATTCTCTCACCTGCAAACTTACAAGTTGTGGAAGTGATAGTAGATGCAGGGGTAGGGCGTACAGGCCCCAGTACCGATTATTCCCGACTCACCCCACTACCCAAAGGTACACAGGCTTCGGTGACAGGGAGTGAAGGTGAATGGTTGCGCCTTGACTATGGCGGTTGGATTAATAGTCAGGAAACTCGCGTTTTACCAGGTGCTATTCCGCCACGCACAACGATTCGCAGTGTCGGATATCGCCGACTTCCTAGTGCCACAGAGATAGTTTTCCCTCTACAGGTTCCAGTACCCGTCAGTGTGCAACAAAGCGATAATCATTTCACTCTCACACTTTACAACACTACTGCCCAAACAGATACTATTCGTTTAGATGATGACCCTTTAATTTCTCGTCTAGATTGGCAGCAGGTAGCTCCAGGGCAGGTACAATACACCTTTAACCTCAAAAAAGCTCAACAGTGGGGATATAAGCTGAGATACGAGAATACAGCCCTGGTTTTAGCTTTGCGTCATCCGCCAACAATGGGGCGAGAAAGAGGAAAACCACTATCTGATATGAAGATTCTACTCGATCCCGGACATGGTGGCAAAGAATCCGGTGCAGTGGGTCCGAATGGATATACAGAAAAAGAAGTCAATTTAGTCGTATCCAAGTTATTCCGCGATGAATTGCTGAATTTAGGGGCGACAGTAGTCATGACTAGGGAGACTGATATTGATGTTTCTCTAGGCGATCGCATGGCCATGATAGATCGAGAAGCACCGGCGATCGCACTTTCCATACATTACAATGCTTTACCTGATAGTGGTGATGCGGAGAATACCAAGGGAATCGGCACTTTCTGGTATCATCCCCAAGCTCATAGCCTAGCTATATTTATGCACAATTATTTAGTGCAAAAATTAAATAGACCTTCTTATGGGGTATTTTGGAATAATCTCGCCCTCACACGTCCAACAGCTGCACCATCGGTTTTATTGGAATTGGGTTTTATGATTAACCCCCAAGAATTTGAATGGTTAACAAATCCTCAAGAACAGAAAAAGTTAGCAAAAGCCTTGGCTGATGGTGTTGTAGAGTGGTTTAAAATTAGTCAGTAGTCATTGGTCAATCAATTTTAGATTTTAGATTTTAGATTTTAGATTAGACTGCAATCTAAAATTGCAAATCCAAAATCTAAAATTCTTTACTCCCCACTCCCCACTCCCCATTCCCCAATCATGCGATCGCTTTTAGGATTAATCATTCTCGGTTCTCTCACAACTCCCACAGTAGCTTGGGCGCAAGAAAACACGCTGAAGGTGGTTTATCCGCCAGCTAATCATGAAACTAATACAGATAAAATATTCCTCCTGGGGACTGCACCACCAACGGGACAAGTTTTAATTAATAATCAACCCATTCAGCGCAGTAAATCTGGACATTTCGCCCCTAGCTTTCCTTTGGAAGTGGGAGAAAATCTGTTTACTGTACGTTACCAAAATCAAGAAATTCAGATGCAGGTAACTAGAGTTGATCATCAACCACAAATACCCCAAGGATTAGCCTTTGTCGAAGATTCCCTGACTCCTAAACTTGATATTTCTCGACTACCAGGAGAAAAGATTTGTTTTAGTGCCATCGCCTCTCCTAATGCTAATTTAAGCGTAAGATTGGGAGAGCGAACTGTTAAGCTATCACCGCAACCAAAACAAATATCTCTACCCAGTAATTCAGCCATATATATAGATGGTAAAAATCAACCCATCACTCAAATTGTCCCAGGTAAATATCAGGGATGCACGACATTAGGAATATTATCAGATGGGGAAAAACCGGAATTTCAATTAACTCTCAATAATCAAACAATAACTCAATTCAGTTCTGGTCAGATTCAAACCCTGTCACCAGCCAAACTCCCAGTAGTAGAAATCATAGCCGAGGCTGGTGTGGCGCGCACAGGCCCCAGTACCACTGATTCACGGTTAACGCCTTTACCCCAAGGTGTGAGAGCATCTGTGACAGCAAAAGAAGGTGATTGGTTACGTTTAGACTATGGAGGCTGGATTCATAGTCAAGAAACTCGGATGATTCCAGGCGCAATTCCA
The window above is part of the Nodularia spumigena CCY9414 genome. Proteins encoded here:
- a CDS encoding CTP synthase, with translation MTKFIFVTGGVVSSIGKGIVAASLGRLLKSRDYSVSILKLDPYINIDPGTMSPFQHGEVFVTEDGAETDLDLGHYERFTDTSMSRLNSVTTGSIYQAVINKERRGDYNGGTVQVIPHITNEIKERILRVAQDTNPSVLITEIGGTVGDIESLPFLEAIRQLRKEVGRQNVLYMHVTLIPWIASAGEMKTKPTQHSVKELRSIGIQPDILVCRCDRAIPLGLKRKLSEFCDVPQECVITAQDASSIYEVPLIVEREGLAEQALDLLQMEQRQPNLVQWQTMVERLYSPKYTVEIAIVGKYVRLSDAYLSVVEALRHAAISTYGDLRLRWVNSEDLENESAETYLAGVDGILVPGGFGIRGVDGKIAAIKYARDRQIPFLGLCLGMQCSVIEWARNVEGLNGANSAEFDPETKYPVINLLPEQQDVVDLGGTMRLGLYPCHLLPNTLAANLYQQEVVDERHRHRYEFNNNYRNLLLESGYVISGTSPDGRLVEIVEFPQHPFFLACQFHPEFHSRPSTPHPLFKGFMEASINRTHSISNLPTPVEVS
- a CDS encoding N-acetylmuramoyl-L-alanine amidase yields the protein MKKLLGLVILGFIVTSSVVAWAGMATPRELSSLLVVYPRNSHQTRAEKIFLIGTAPPDGKVLINGKAINRSQAGHFAPSFPLQLGENLFTVRHQNQQLEIQVTRLATQPELPQGLAFGKDSLTPAADIARLPGELICFSAIAPPNASVSVKLANQTISLAPQPQTVSLPSNSAALTGNNQPTAQFIPGKYQGCTTVQQPISPNLGNNIISGAKTIDLGKPEFQLRLNGKTITQPGTGKIEILSPANLQVVEVIVDAGVGRTGPSTDYSRLTPLPKGTQASVTGSEGEWLRLDYGGWINSQETRVLPGAIPPRTTIRSVGYRRLPSATEIVFPLQVPVPVSVQQSDNHFTLTLYNTTAQTDTIRLDDDPLISRLDWQQVAPGQVQYTFNLKKAQQWGYKLRYENTALVLALRHPPTMGRERGKPLSDMKILLDPGHGGKESGAVGPNGYTEKEVNLVVSKLFRDELLNLGATVVMTRETDIDVSLGDRMAMIDREAPAIALSIHYNALPDSGDAENTKGIGTFWYHPQAHSLAIFMHNYLVQKLNRPSYGVFWNNLALTRPTAAPSVLLELGFMINPQEFEWLTNPQEQKKLAKALADGVVEWFKISQ